One region of Flavobacterium pisciphilum genomic DNA includes:
- a CDS encoding valine--tRNA ligase → MTIPAQFDAKTIENKWYDYWMKNNYFHSEPDHRTPYTIVIPPPNVTGVLHMGHMLNNTIQDVLIRRARLKGFNACWVPGTDHASIATEAKVVAKLKAEGINKNDLTREEFLAHAWEWTDKYGGVILDQLKKLGASCDWERTKFTMDPDMSASVIRSFVDLYNKGLIYRGYRMVNWDPEAKTTLSDEEVIYEEQQGKLFFLKYKIEGSEDFLTIATTRPETIFGDTAICINPNDERFTHLKGKSAIVPICGRVIPIIEDEYVDVEFGTGCLKVTPAHDMNDKTLGEKHNLEIVDIFNEDATLNSFGLHYQGKDRFVVRTEIAKELEEIGALAKTEIHLNKVGTSERTKAVIEPRLSDQWFLKMEDLVKPAIQSVLVDGDIKLHPKRFENTYAHWLNNIRDWNISRQLWWGHRIPAFYYGDGKEDFVVAESIEDALKLAQEKTSNVSLKTSDLRQDVDALDTWFSAWLWPMSVFGGVMDPESEDFKYYYPTNDLVTGPDILFFWVARMIIAGYEYAGEKPFTNVYLTGLVRDKQRRKMSKSLGNSPDPLDLIDAFGADGVRVGLLLSASAGNDIMFDEELCNQGKAFSNKIWNALKLIKGWEVSDTIPQPESSKVAVEWFEAKFQQTLVDIEDNFDKYRISDSLMAIYKLVWDDFCSLFLEMIKPAYQQPIDKKTFDSAIEVLEDNLKLLHPFMPFLTEEIWHILAERTAEEALIVSTWPELKPFDAKLIADFENSIEVISGIRTIRKEKNIAMKDSIELKAINSEKFSTYFDSVITKLGNISAFEYVSDKVDGALSFRVKSNEYFIPISGGNIDVEAEITKLTAELVYTQGFLKSVQSKLANEKFVAGAPEKVLANEKQKEADALAKITTIEQSLAGLK, encoded by the coding sequence ATGACAATTCCAGCACAATTTGACGCTAAAACAATCGAAAATAAATGGTATGACTACTGGATGAAAAATAATTACTTTCATTCGGAGCCAGATCATAGAACGCCTTATACAATTGTAATTCCTCCTCCTAATGTTACTGGAGTCTTACACATGGGACATATGCTAAACAATACAATTCAAGATGTATTGATAAGAAGAGCACGTCTAAAAGGCTTTAACGCTTGTTGGGTTCCAGGAACGGATCACGCATCGATAGCTACAGAAGCTAAGGTTGTTGCTAAATTAAAAGCAGAAGGAATCAATAAAAATGATTTAACACGTGAAGAATTTTTAGCTCATGCTTGGGAATGGACAGATAAGTATGGTGGCGTAATCTTGGATCAGTTAAAAAAATTAGGTGCTTCTTGCGATTGGGAACGTACTAAATTTACGATGGATCCAGATATGTCGGCTTCAGTAATTCGTTCGTTTGTTGATTTGTATAACAAAGGATTAATTTACCGTGGGTATAGAATGGTAAACTGGGATCCAGAAGCTAAAACAACTTTATCTGACGAAGAAGTTATTTACGAAGAGCAACAAGGAAAATTATTTTTCTTAAAATATAAAATTGAAGGTTCAGAAGATTTCTTGACCATTGCTACAACACGTCCAGAAACTATTTTTGGTGATACTGCTATTTGTATCAATCCAAATGATGAGCGTTTTACTCATTTAAAAGGTAAAAGTGCCATTGTTCCAATTTGTGGAAGAGTGATTCCTATTATTGAAGATGAATATGTAGATGTTGAGTTCGGAACAGGATGTCTTAAAGTTACTCCTGCCCACGACATGAACGATAAAACATTAGGAGAGAAGCATAATCTTGAAATCGTTGATATCTTTAATGAAGATGCTACTCTTAATAGTTTTGGATTGCATTATCAAGGAAAAGACCGTTTTGTAGTTCGTACAGAGATTGCTAAAGAACTAGAAGAAATTGGAGCTTTGGCAAAAACTGAAATCCATTTAAATAAGGTTGGAACTTCTGAAAGAACAAAAGCAGTAATCGAACCAAGATTATCGGATCAGTGGTTCTTGAAAATGGAAGATTTAGTAAAACCTGCAATTCAATCTGTTTTGGTTGATGGCGATATTAAATTACACCCAAAACGTTTTGAAAATACTTACGCACATTGGTTAAACAATATTCGTGATTGGAATATTTCACGTCAATTATGGTGGGGACACAGAATTCCTGCGTTCTATTATGGTGATGGGAAAGAAGATTTTGTAGTTGCAGAATCTATTGAAGATGCATTAAAACTAGCACAAGAGAAAACATCTAACGTTTCACTTAAAACATCTGATTTAAGACAAGATGTTGATGCTTTAGATACTTGGTTCTCAGCATGGCTTTGGCCAATGTCAGTTTTTGGAGGAGTTATGGATCCAGAAAGCGAAGATTTTAAATATTATTACCCAACAAATGATTTGGTTACAGGTCCGGATATTTTGTTTTTCTGGGTAGCGAGAATGATTATTGCGGGTTACGAATATGCTGGTGAAAAGCCATTTACAAATGTGTATTTAACTGGTTTAGTACGTGATAAGCAACGTCGCAAAATGTCTAAATCATTAGGAAACTCTCCTGATCCTTTAGATTTAATCGATGCTTTTGGTGCGGATGGTGTTCGTGTTGGATTACTTTTAAGTGCTTCTGCAGGAAACGACATTATGTTTGATGAAGAATTATGTAATCAAGGAAAAGCATTCTCTAACAAGATTTGGAATGCCTTGAAATTGATAAAAGGATGGGAAGTTTCAGATACTATTCCACAACCAGAATCATCAAAAGTTGCCGTAGAATGGTTTGAAGCTAAGTTTCAACAAACATTGGTTGATATTGAAGATAATTTTGATAAATACAGAATTTCAGATTCATTAATGGCTATTTACAAATTGGTTTGGGATGATTTCTGTTCTTTGTTCTTAGAAATGATCAAACCAGCTTACCAACAACCAATTGATAAAAAGACTTTTGATAGTGCGATTGAAGTTTTAGAAGATAACCTAAAATTACTTCATCCGTTTATGCCATTCCTGACTGAAGAAATTTGGCACATACTTGCTGAAAGAACTGCTGAAGAAGCTTTAATCGTTTCGACTTGGCCAGAATTAAAACCTTTTGATGCTAAATTAATTGCTGATTTTGAAAATTCAATTGAAGTAATTTCAGGAATCAGAACGATTCGAAAAGAGAAAAATATTGCAATGAAAGACAGTATTGAATTGAAAGCGATTAACAGCGAAAAATTCTCTACTTATTTTGATTCTGTAATTACAAAATTAGGAAACATTTCAGCTTTCGAATATGTTTCAGATAAAGTAGACGGAGCATTATCTTTCCGTGTAAAATCAAACGAATATTTTATTCCGATTAGTGGAGGAAATATTGATGTTGAAGCTGAAATTACAAAATTAACAGCCGAGTTGGTTTACACACAAGGTTTCTTGAAATCGGTTCAGTCTAAATTGGCAAATGAGAAATTTGTCGCTGGAGCACCAGAGAAAGTTTTGGCTAACGAAAAGCAAAAAGAAGCTGATGCTTTAGCAAAAATTACTACAATTGAGCAAAGTTTAGCTGGTTTGAAATAA
- a CDS encoding APC family permease — translation MSDSKKNQLKKSLGLSFNIAVLIGGTIGVGILRTPGTIASMLDNYWLIIASWLFGGLFILIGANSYAELATMLPKAGGSYNYIKRAFGNYAGFLSGWFDYITNVIPPAFYCIVISEYLTILFPSLKSYSTEMAIALLVTFVLLHLSGVKNGSVIQQITSFIKVICFVALVIACFMYSGVKLAPIKKEGSFFEIGLLFGFFKSLQLIIGTYNGWNGVCFFAEENDNPSKNIPRSLYSGALLVIAIYVLLNIAFFYVLPIETIAKSNLAAADVANIIFGKNGAIIVTVISIFSLISILNAFMMIPPRILYGLSRDGFFIEKGTIVNKGGTPIVALLVSSLFSLFLVCIGSFEVLFSFAAFTSIIVWALAYFSLIKLRISEPDLPRPYRSFWYPWTTILAILVSLALLIGFVYSDPKSFIIIVGITLISYPLFRFLTRKK, via the coding sequence ATGTCAGATTCCAAAAAAAACCAATTAAAAAAAAGCCTCGGACTGAGCTTTAATATCGCCGTATTAATTGGTGGAACAATAGGAGTTGGAATCTTACGAACCCCCGGTACAATTGCCAGCATGCTAGACAATTATTGGCTCATTATTGCTTCATGGCTATTTGGTGGATTATTTATCTTAATAGGTGCTAATTCGTATGCCGAACTAGCCACTATGCTTCCTAAAGCTGGTGGATCTTATAATTACATCAAAAGAGCTTTTGGAAATTATGCAGGCTTTTTATCAGGCTGGTTTGATTATATTACTAATGTAATTCCACCTGCATTTTATTGCATCGTTATTAGCGAGTATCTTACTATCTTGTTTCCAAGCCTAAAAAGTTATTCAACCGAAATGGCCATAGCGTTATTGGTTACATTTGTGTTACTGCATTTAAGTGGGGTCAAAAATGGTAGTGTTATTCAACAAATCACCAGTTTCATCAAAGTTATTTGCTTTGTAGCCTTGGTTATTGCGTGTTTTATGTACTCTGGAGTAAAGTTAGCACCAATTAAAAAAGAGGGCTCTTTCTTTGAAATTGGACTTCTATTTGGATTTTTTAAATCCCTCCAACTTATTATCGGAACCTATAATGGCTGGAATGGTGTTTGCTTTTTTGCAGAAGAAAATGACAATCCAAGCAAAAACATTCCACGTTCTTTATACAGTGGTGCGCTACTCGTAATTGCTATTTATGTTTTACTAAACATTGCTTTTTTCTATGTTTTACCAATCGAAACTATAGCAAAATCTAATCTGGCTGCTGCCGATGTTGCCAACATTATATTTGGGAAAAATGGTGCCATTATAGTTACTGTAATTTCTATTTTTTCTTTAATTAGTATCCTGAATGCATTCATGATGATCCCGCCAAGAATTTTATATGGATTAAGTCGTGATGGCTTTTTTATTGAAAAAGGAACAATTGTAAATAAAGGAGGAACTCCGATTGTAGCTCTTTTAGTTTCCTCTTTATTTAGCTTGTTTTTAGTTTGTATCGGTTCGTTTGAAGTATTGTTTTCCTTTGCTGCCTTTACCTCTATTATTGTTTGGGCATTGGCTTATTTTTCGCTTATAAAACTACGAATCTCAGAACCTGATTTACCAAGACCTTATCGCTCATTTTGGTATCCTTGGACAACCATATTAGCCATTTTAGTTTCATTAGCACTACTAATCGGATTCGTATACAGTGATCCTAAAAGCTTTATAATCATAGTTGGTATCACACTGATTTCTTATCCCCTATTTCGATTCTTAACCCGAAAGAAGTAG
- a CDS encoding TonB-dependent siderophore receptor — MKYILLPTLGLLFGLSGFAQGRTNTADNHDTATAITDTVKNKKGEVLNEVIITTNREPKPVTAVRSGLKPMDNPQNIQIIGSDVIEQQQAIRLSEVIKNANGIYVGSARGGAQESFFSRGYDMSTNNMFKNGFRYNAGSIPDVSGLEKVEFLKGGSALLFGNVAPGGILNLVTKTPSFKKGGEISMQMGSYSFYKPSFDFYGPLSKSIAFRINGSYENSESFRDNVKNERLYVNPSLLFVINSKTQITLQGDYLTADWTPDFGTGIIGKQILDLPRNSFYGSLWSNGNTKSASASALLNHDFNKNWKLNFNASFQTYDRTQKSTAQLSNLDDIKIYPTPGYWNRGLTQGKNLEQVLGDQLSIQGNFNTGSVKHQIFAGADWENSFATAYTYAFSEKAVMINGKYDPSLYDRINLFDFDPSTQRNDIPGARATQIAKTDTNRFGVYFQDLISITDKFKVLAGIRWSWQEAEVTTYKETLVTGNQTVAPENAIPTVGDKKLDNAFSPKVGLIYQPTKEITLFGSYSTSFTPNTGTTIDLKPLEASIIDQYEVGIKTDFLQGLLSTNVTVYQITNNNLAQTAEFNLDGTLNSNSNLKALSGETKSKGIEIDITAKPVEGLNIVAGYSYNDMRYTKTTGKTGSFIEGDRLARTPANTANLSFFYKLPTGALKGITFGAIGNYIGKRTGGWNSQYDPTKPNGINDREIPLEGYTTIDVSAGYEWNKFSILCKLSNITNELNYTVHENYSVNPIAPRQVMTSLRYKF, encoded by the coding sequence ATGAAATATATATTATTACCTACATTAGGTTTATTATTCGGTCTGTCAGGTTTTGCCCAAGGGAGAACAAATACAGCTGATAATCATGATACTGCGACAGCAATTACAGATACTGTAAAAAACAAAAAGGGTGAAGTCCTTAATGAAGTTATTATTACAACTAATAGAGAGCCTAAACCTGTTACTGCTGTGCGTTCTGGTTTAAAGCCAATGGACAATCCACAAAATATACAAATAATAGGTAGTGATGTAATCGAGCAACAACAAGCAATACGATTAAGCGAAGTAATCAAAAACGCGAATGGTATTTATGTAGGTTCTGCTCGTGGTGGTGCTCAAGAATCTTTCTTCTCGAGAGGTTATGATATGTCAACCAACAATATGTTCAAAAATGGTTTTCGCTATAATGCTGGTTCTATTCCTGATGTTTCTGGTTTAGAAAAAGTTGAATTTCTTAAAGGTGGTTCGGCTTTATTATTCGGAAATGTAGCTCCAGGGGGTATACTAAATCTGGTAACAAAAACTCCTTCATTTAAAAAAGGAGGAGAAATCTCTATGCAAATGGGAAGCTATTCTTTCTACAAACCTTCATTTGATTTTTATGGTCCTCTTAGCAAGTCTATTGCTTTTAGAATTAATGGATCTTACGAAAACTCAGAAAGTTTTAGAGATAATGTAAAAAATGAGCGTCTATATGTAAATCCTTCGTTGCTTTTTGTAATCAATTCTAAAACACAAATTACATTACAAGGAGATTACCTAACAGCAGATTGGACTCCCGATTTTGGAACAGGAATTATAGGAAAACAGATTCTTGACTTACCTCGTAATAGTTTTTACGGATCTCTTTGGTCAAATGGTAATACAAAATCAGCTAGTGCTTCGGCATTATTAAATCATGATTTCAATAAAAATTGGAAACTTAATTTCAATGCTTCGTTTCAAACTTACGACAGAACTCAAAAATCAACAGCTCAATTATCTAATTTAGATGATATTAAAATATATCCAACTCCAGGGTACTGGAATAGAGGATTAACTCAAGGAAAAAACTTAGAACAAGTTCTTGGGGATCAGTTAAGCATACAAGGAAACTTTAATACTGGATCTGTAAAACACCAAATATTTGCAGGTGCTGATTGGGAAAATTCATTTGCAACAGCCTATACTTATGCCTTCAGTGAAAAAGCTGTTATGATAAATGGTAAATACGATCCAAGTCTTTATGATAGAATTAATCTTTTTGACTTTGATCCTTCGACACAAAGAAATGATATTCCAGGCGCAAGAGCTACTCAAATTGCAAAAACTGATACAAATCGTTTTGGTGTCTATTTTCAAGATTTAATTTCAATTACAGATAAATTTAAAGTATTAGCAGGTATTCGTTGGTCTTGGCAAGAAGCAGAAGTTACTACTTATAAAGAAACTCTTGTTACTGGAAATCAAACAGTAGCTCCTGAGAACGCAATACCTACTGTTGGTGATAAAAAACTAGACAATGCTTTTTCTCCAAAAGTGGGATTAATATACCAACCAACAAAAGAAATCACTTTATTTGGTAGCTACTCTACTTCATTTACACCAAATACAGGAACAACTATTGATTTGAAACCATTAGAAGCTTCAATTATTGACCAATATGAAGTGGGAATTAAAACAGATTTCCTTCAAGGTTTATTAAGTACAAATGTTACTGTATATCAAATTACAAATAACAACTTAGCTCAAACTGCTGAATTTAATCTTGATGGAACATTAAACAGTAACTCAAATTTAAAAGCGTTAAGTGGAGAAACTAAAAGTAAAGGTATAGAGATTGACATTACGGCAAAACCAGTTGAAGGATTAAATATAGTCGCAGGATATAGCTATAATGACATGCGTTATACTAAAACAACAGGAAAAACAGGAAGCTTTATCGAAGGAGATCGTTTAGCAAGAACCCCAGCAAACACTGCTAATTTAAGTTTTTTCTATAAATTACCTACAGGAGCATTAAAAGGAATAACATTTGGTGCTATCGGAAATTATATTGGAAAAAGAACTGGTGGATGGAACAGTCAATATGACCCTACTAAACCTAATGGAATTAATGACAGAGAAATTCCATTAGAAGGATATACTACAATTGATGTATCAGCAGGTTACGAATGGAACAAATTCTCAATCTTATGTAAATTATCAAACATTACTAATGAGCTAAACTATACTGTTCATGAGAACTATAGTGTGAATCCAATTGCACCTCGCCAAGTAATGACAAGCTTAAGATATAAATTCTAA
- a CDS encoding DUF4198 domain-containing protein, producing MKLTPLKTLLVLLTVLLSPQLFAHALWIETKATGTKGKPQEISIYFGEFSDNDITPAAKWFSDLKDFSLVLISPSKKEIKLTPTALDKKYQAFFTPDEDGVYTVVMQHTVKDVYGTMKLDYNSSANVVVGNKTAGNNATANKNTIGLFSENADIAKKNTKITGIASYEGATAKKQKIKVIAPNGWEKELYTDEKGQFEFTPIWSGQYMVEFAHTEKNAGEHNGKSYNEIWKMATYSIEVK from the coding sequence ATGAAATTAACACCCTTAAAAACGCTTTTAGTATTACTAACTGTATTACTTAGTCCACAATTGTTTGCACATGCCCTTTGGATAGAAACTAAAGCAACTGGTACAAAAGGAAAACCACAAGAAATCTCAATATACTTTGGAGAATTTTCTGATAACGACATTACTCCAGCTGCCAAATGGTTTTCGGATTTAAAAGACTTTTCATTAGTATTGATAAGCCCTTCTAAAAAAGAAATCAAATTAACTCCAACCGCTTTAGACAAAAAATACCAAGCCTTTTTTACTCCAGACGAAGATGGAGTATACACTGTAGTTATGCAACATACAGTAAAAGATGTATATGGTACAATGAAATTAGATTATAATTCAAGTGCAAATGTTGTTGTAGGTAACAAAACAGCAGGTAATAATGCTACTGCAAACAAAAACACAATTGGTTTATTCTCTGAAAATGCTGATATAGCAAAGAAAAACACAAAAATAACAGGTATTGCTTCTTATGAAGGCGCAACTGCTAAAAAACAAAAAATTAAAGTTATCGCTCCAAATGGTTGGGAAAAAGAGCTATATACTGATGAAAAAGGACAATTTGAATTTACACCAATTTGGTCTGGACAATATATGGTTGAGTTTGCACACACAGAAAAAAATGCTGGCGAACATAACGGTAAAAGTTATAATGAAATATGGAAAATGGCAACGTACTCTATAGAAGTAAAATAA
- a CDS encoding TonB-dependent receptor, with the protein MEYLNQQIKKVALILSLFILTITTVSAQGGTIKGKVLTNDNKAAEGVSISIKGINKTTIADNDGEFEIKKAPVGKQTLIVTLVGYNDAYQEVTVVNGETATVNIQLTLSNTELNQVVVLSNKSAFKTNRISSSLRLQSPIIEIPQNIQVITGKLMQDQQIFDMLEGVTRNVSGATRVEHWDNYANITMRGSQVAAFRNGMNVSTTWGPLTEDMSMVERIEFVKGPAGFMLANGNPSGFYNVVTKKPSGRNKAEASLSYGSFDMYRGSLDLDGKLTKDGKLLYRFNVMGEKRKSYRDFDFSDRYSFAPVLKYLPTDKTAITVEYTQQFAKVNAIGSNYLFMKNNYQELPRSSTTSEPNLDPTNMLERSLLSIVEHKFNDKWKFTAQGSYLNYKQEGMSLWPSGFATDSDAILKRAAGIWDILGKIYVGQAYVNGEIQTGSVSHKILAGIDMSDKTYYHDFGQSAVLPDLDIYNPVHGTLAESPKFDRSKDIKDRGVKYQNNYKGFYIQDEVGFFDNALRLTLAGRYTILKAGDHYSGSTTNKKVTPRIGLSYSLDKNNAFYFVRDQSFTENYGSNWQGKSFDPQTGTNIELGYKRDWFNGKWNSVITAYQITMNNVLTFDSEHSTVFDPSKPDVPAMQYSKESGQQKVKGVEVDVRGEILKNFDIILNYAFTEGKTTKDDNADMIGTQIPGSTRHIQNTWLNYKFDNGLLNGFGASLGYQYQVKRAPWFISDGNTGTLPDYFRVDGGLSYQRKKVSVNLIINNIFNKYLYSGGYYSNTKMYYLQAEAGTNARVTVTYKF; encoded by the coding sequence ATGGAATACCTGAATCAACAAATTAAAAAAGTAGCTTTAATTCTAAGTCTATTCATACTTACAATAACTACAGTTTCGGCACAAGGTGGTACTATAAAAGGTAAAGTATTAACAAATGACAACAAAGCAGCCGAAGGGGTCTCTATCTCTATAAAAGGAATAAACAAAACAACTATAGCAGATAATGATGGTGAATTTGAAATAAAAAAAGCACCAGTCGGGAAACAAACATTAATTGTAACTCTGGTAGGATATAATGACGCTTATCAAGAAGTTACAGTTGTAAACGGAGAAACTGCCACAGTAAATATTCAACTTACTTTATCAAATACAGAACTAAATCAAGTCGTAGTTTTAAGTAATAAAAGTGCATTTAAAACCAACAGAATTTCATCATCACTTCGTTTGCAATCCCCAATTATCGAAATCCCACAAAACATACAGGTAATTACAGGGAAATTAATGCAGGATCAGCAGATTTTTGACATGCTTGAAGGTGTAACTCGTAATGTCAGCGGAGCTACAAGAGTTGAACATTGGGATAATTATGCTAATATTACCATGAGAGGAAGTCAAGTTGCAGCTTTTAGAAATGGAATGAACGTAAGTACCACATGGGGACCATTAACGGAAGACATGAGTATGGTAGAACGTATCGAATTTGTAAAAGGTCCAGCTGGATTTATGTTGGCTAACGGAAATCCTAGCGGATTTTACAATGTCGTAACTAAAAAACCAAGCGGAAGAAACAAAGCAGAAGCTAGTTTATCTTATGGAAGTTTTGATATGTACAGAGGTTCATTAGACTTAGATGGAAAATTAACTAAAGACGGAAAACTTTTGTATCGTTTTAACGTTATGGGAGAAAAGAGAAAAAGCTATCGTGATTTTGATTTTAGTGATCGTTATTCTTTTGCACCAGTATTAAAATATTTACCGACTGATAAAACAGCTATAACAGTTGAATATACACAACAATTTGCAAAGGTTAATGCTATTGGTAGTAATTATCTTTTTATGAAAAATAATTACCAAGAGTTACCTAGAAGCTCTACTACATCAGAACCAAATTTAGACCCAACAAACATGCTTGAAAGAAGTCTTTTAAGTATTGTTGAGCATAAGTTTAATGATAAATGGAAATTTACAGCCCAAGGCTCTTACTTAAACTACAAGCAAGAAGGAATGTCACTATGGCCTTCTGGTTTTGCTACAGATAGCGATGCTATTCTTAAAAGAGCTGCAGGAATTTGGGATATTTTAGGAAAAATATATGTAGGTCAAGCTTATGTAAATGGTGAGATTCAAACTGGATCTGTTTCTCATAAAATATTAGCAGGTATAGATATGAGTGATAAAACTTATTACCATGACTTCGGACAATCTGCTGTTTTACCTGATTTAGATATTTACAATCCTGTACATGGAACTCTTGCTGAATCCCCAAAATTTGACAGAAGTAAAGATATTAAAGACCGAGGTGTAAAATATCAGAATAACTATAAAGGATTTTATATTCAAGATGAAGTTGGATTTTTTGATAATGCGCTTCGTTTAACATTAGCAGGAAGATATACCATCTTAAAAGCAGGTGATCATTATTCTGGAAGCACTACTAACAAAAAAGTCACTCCACGTATTGGATTGAGCTATTCATTAGACAAAAACAATGCATTCTATTTTGTACGCGATCAATCTTTTACAGAAAATTATGGTTCTAACTGGCAAGGCAAAAGTTTTGATCCCCAAACTGGAACAAACATAGAATTAGGATACAAAAGAGATTGGTTTAACGGAAAATGGAATTCTGTTATTACAGCATACCAAATTACAATGAATAATGTACTTACATTTGATTCTGAGCATTCTACTGTTTTTGATCCAAGTAAGCCAGATGTACCTGCTATGCAATACAGTAAAGAAAGTGGCCAGCAAAAGGTAAAAGGTGTTGAAGTTGACGTTAGAGGTGAAATTCTTAAAAACTTTGATATCATCTTAAATTATGCCTTTACTGAAGGAAAAACAACAAAAGATGACAATGCTGATATGATTGGAACTCAGATTCCAGGAAGCACAAGACATATACAGAATACTTGGTTAAACTATAAATTTGATAATGGTTTATTGAATGGATTTGGAGCCTCTCTAGGATACCAATACCAAGTAAAAAGAGCTCCTTGGTTCATTTCTGATGGTAATACTGGTACATTACCAGATTATTTCCGCGTAGATGGTGGCTTGTCTTACCAAAGAAAAAAAGTGTCAGTAAATCTTATCATTAATAACATCTTCAACAAATACTTATACTCTGGAGGTTATTACAGTAATACTAAAATGTATTATCTACAAGCAGAAGCTGGAACAAATGCTAGAGTAACTGTTACCTATAAATTTTAA